Proteins from a single region of bacterium:
- a CDS encoding FkbM family methyltransferase yields the protein MSLMQTLFDKIPENRAKNAFRFWVAESLLVPQFLRQTCPLVGYEYLRKIQPSDVIVDAGAFTGDYTVYASRKVGPTGRVLAFEPDPRNLARLRANLRGEIDNVTIIEKGLWNSEGELTFRAGTEGFTSGAACISGAVAGQDLTVKVTRLDSELEKLGISKINVLKMDIEGAELEALKGCEQTLKNSQAYICIASYHILDGENTSKRVEKQLREWGYNTTSAFPCHLTAFGWKPS from the coding sequence ATGAGTTTAATGCAGACATTATTCGACAAAATCCCCGAGAATCGCGCAAAGAACGCCTTTCGTTTCTGGGTGGCTGAATCGCTTCTCGTCCCGCAGTTCCTGAGACAAACCTGCCCCTTGGTAGGGTATGAGTATCTCCGGAAGATTCAACCCAGCGATGTCATTGTTGATGCGGGGGCCTTTACAGGCGATTACACCGTCTACGCATCCCGAAAAGTGGGCCCAACCGGCAGGGTACTGGCGTTTGAACCTGACCCTCGGAACCTGGCGCGACTACGCGCCAATCTGCGCGGCGAGATAGACAACGTCACCATTATTGAAAAAGGGCTGTGGAACTCTGAAGGAGAACTTACCTTCCGAGCAGGTACGGAAGGCTTCACTTCAGGAGCGGCCTGTATCAGTGGCGCCGTGGCCGGACAGGATCTCACGGTTAAGGTGACCCGACTGGATTCAGAACTGGAGAAACTTGGTATCTCCAAAATCAATGTTCTCAAAATGGACATTGAAGGCGCTGAACTTGAGGCCCTTAAGGGGTGTGAACAAACGCTCAAAAACAGTCAGGCGTACATCTGCATCGCCTCCTACCACATTCTGGATGGTGAAAACACCAGCAAGAGGGTGGAAAAGCAACTCAGAGAGTGGGGCTACAATACCACTTCAGCATTCCCGTGCCATTTGACCGCATTTGGATGGAAACCAAGCTGA
- a CDS encoding glycosyltransferase, whose amino-acid sequence MTASEKLLSRKKIAFWHRYGPADHIIAGGHCIPRLIDKLSPFCEVHYFGLKTRTRVHNTLQSKAILHYLPYTLNRSSMRGKMIGTLIWYLALPFISLRCRLMKVDVVFMDETLPLTPLIARLFFGRTIAITVADFFINIYFKRYPLMRPVTRLIEELDYYAWRRLPLIFTKVRYTRTFLVGLGVPFDRICPVYNPCDTHIYFPSNRDESRKAFNIPAHTLVLVHHGVLHPNKGNDRIIRALAEIQDQLPDWRFLLIGSGPELEPLKALSRDLGLSDRIIFTGWLPGEKEVNRALNAGDIGLVMRIGQSSDDFHLTDTLVHEMAIGLPILSARLKGIEEIITDGQNGLLFDPQDMSEFKAKLLELAGDEQKRKEFGIKAGELCAQHFDIDKAATAMAIPLLALAGIKYDEALVERTP is encoded by the coding sequence ATGACTGCTTCAGAAAAACTCTTATCTAGGAAAAAGATCGCCTTTTGGCATCGTTACGGGCCGGCAGACCATATCATTGCCGGCGGCCATTGCATTCCCCGACTCATAGACAAGCTGTCCCCATTTTGTGAGGTACATTATTTTGGTCTTAAGACACGCACCAGGGTTCACAACACCCTTCAATCCAAGGCGATCCTTCACTATCTGCCCTACACGCTGAACCGCTCTTCCATGCGCGGTAAAATGATCGGAACCCTGATCTGGTATCTGGCCCTCCCTTTTATTTCACTCCGTTGCCGGCTGATGAAGGTGGATGTGGTTTTCATGGATGAGACCCTTCCGCTAACCCCCCTGATCGCCAGACTGTTTTTCGGGCGCACCATCGCCATCACCGTTGCGGATTTTTTCATCAACATTTATTTCAAGCGGTATCCCTTGATGCGGCCTGTCACGCGCCTGATCGAAGAACTTGATTACTACGCATGGCGTCGACTCCCCCTGATCTTCACAAAGGTCCGTTACACCCGGACATTTCTGGTTGGACTGGGTGTTCCCTTCGACCGGATATGCCCCGTCTACAATCCATGTGACACCCACATTTACTTCCCTTCCAACCGGGATGAATCCCGCAAAGCCTTCAACATCCCTGCCCATACGCTGGTTCTGGTCCACCATGGAGTGCTGCATCCCAACAAGGGAAATGACCGGATCATCCGGGCTCTGGCCGAAATCCAGGACCAACTCCCTGACTGGCGTTTCCTCCTGATTGGTTCAGGCCCCGAGTTGGAGCCGCTCAAGGCGCTAAGCAGGGACCTTGGATTATCCGACCGCATTATCTTCACCGGGTGGTTGCCCGGCGAAAAAGAGGTCAATCGGGCACTGAATGCCGGGGACATCGGACTGGTCATGCGGATCGGGCAGTCATCCGACGACTTCCACCTGACCGATACCTTGGTACACGAGATGGCGATTGGTCTCCCCATATTGTCGGCCAGACTGAAGGGCATTGAAGAAATCATTACCGACGGCCAGAATGGTCTGTTATTTGACCCCCAGGATATGAGTGAATTTAAAGCAAAACTTCTTGAACTTGCCGGCGATGAGCAGAAACGCAAGGAGTTCGGGATCAAGGCGGGGGAACTTTGCGCCCAACACTTCGACATAGATAAGGCGGCAACCGCCATGGCCATTCCCTTGCTAGCACTGGCAGGAATCAAGTATGATGAAGCCCTCGTTGAAAGGACCCCCTGA